The Harpia harpyja isolate bHarHar1 chromosome 13, bHarHar1 primary haplotype, whole genome shotgun sequence genome contains a region encoding:
- the LOC128150380 gene encoding sulfotransferase 6B1-like, with translation MEKSRKKFADIIDRAMVAANTMDRDELLFSYKGILYPATFCSPEVFRAMESLEARSDDIILAGYPKSGTNWVGQILNDLVAIFEKKTQNKESSMNDEELEEFPYLEIGDTEKFERMNKLPSRRVIFTHLLPENLPSSIFKRKAKILLLIRNPKDVATSFYHFSNAMSPLPSYETWDDFFVAFMTKKMPWGCYFEYISKWNKYADDENVMTITYEELKEHPVLTVKNIAAFFGFSLTEKELQIVVERSSFQSMKKNSQKTHGAFGNLLFRKGAVSDWKNLFSEDQNEKMDKAFEEHIGRTKLGRKLKYEVYCKA, from the exons aTGGAGAAGTCCAGAAAAAAATTTGCTGATATCATAGATAGGGCAATGGTTGCTGCTAACACAATGGATCGCGACGAGCTGCTTTTTTCTTACAAGGGGATTCTCTACCCTGCTACTTTTTGCAGTCCTGAAGTATTCAGAGCCATGGAGTCCCTTGAAGCCAGAAGTGATGATATCATTTTGGCAGGATACCCTAAATCTG gcACAAACTGGGTGGGTCAAATCTTAAATGATCTGGTGGccatatttgaaaagaaaacacagaataaagaaaGCAGCATGAATGATGAAGAACTAGAAGAATTCCCCTACCTGGAAATTGGAGATACTGAGAAGTTTGAG CGAATGAACAAATTACCTTCTCGAAGGGTTATATTTACTCATCTCCTTCCTGAAAATCTTCCCAGCTCTATCTTCAAACGTAAAGCCAAG atATTGCTGCTCATTCGCAATCCAAAAGATGTAGCTACATCTTTCTACCATTTCTCCAATGCCATGTCTCCTCTTCCCTCCTACGAGACCTGGGATGATTTCTTTGTAGCTTTCATGACAAAGAAAA tgcCCTGGGGATGCTACTTTGAATACATCTCCAAATGGAACAAATATGCTGATGATGAAAATGTTATGACAATAACTTATGAAGAGCTAAAAGAG CATCCGGTCCTGACTGTGAAAAACATAGCTGCTTTCTTTGGGTTTTCCCTGACTGAAAAAGAGCTTCAGATTGTGGTAGAGAGGAGCAGCTTCCAGTCAATGAAGAAGAACTCGCAGAAGACCCACGGGGCATTTGGCAATCTTCTCTTTCGCAAAG GTGCTGTAAGTGACTGGAAGAATCTTTTCAGTGAAGATCAGAATGAGAAAATGGACAAAGCATTTGAAGAACATATAGGAAGAACTAAACTGGGAAGAAAGTTAAAGTATGAAGTGTACTGTAAAGCCTGA